From a region of the Microthrixaceae bacterium genome:
- a CDS encoding TetR/AcrR family transcriptional regulator: MPARTPVTTADETLEVASSENARVQRSRARIIEASIDLIVEEGAQALTVDAIAERSGVAKSTLYRHWRSIDALVLDVFRAAVPPTVTPDPSATFEAALRDQVAAAARSLADPRYVQL; encoded by the coding sequence GTGCCTGCCCGAACTCCCGTGACAACCGCCGACGAGACCCTCGAGGTCGCTTCCTCGGAGAACGCGCGCGTGCAGCGCAGTCGTGCTCGGATCATCGAGGCGTCGATCGACCTGATCGTCGAGGAGGGCGCACAGGCGCTCACGGTGGATGCGATCGCCGAGCGCTCCGGTGTGGCCAAGTCGACCCTGTACCGCCACTGGCGATCGATCGACGCCCTCGTGCTCGACGTCTTCCGCGCCGCCGTCCCCCCCACGGTCACGCCCGATCCGTCGGCGACGTTCGAGGCGGCCCTGCGCGACCAGGTCGCCGCCGCCGCCCGCTCGCTCGCCGACCCGCGCTACGTGCAGCTG
- a CDS encoding MFS transporter has translation MDEHSHLETLEAGQVVADPVQRQRILIAMCLALMAVIASVAGLNVAQQELAIDFGASQNDILWIINAYTLALAALLMPIGAIGDRWGRKRVLVIGLGVFIAASLGGALAGSTAMMIAARALAGVGAAMIMPVTLSVITSTFPPEEKAKAIGIWTGVAGGGGMIGMFVSAFMVDVVTWRWLFAFPIVLIAASLVLSLRYVPESREDSEHPFDIAGSVLSFLGIGGLVLGIHEGPERGWGDPITVVGLVVAVVCIIGFIVVELRRPAPLLDIRYFADRRLAAGSVTLFSIFAVFSAIFLVLFPFFQAVLGWSALRSAAAMLPMSFVMMPAAALVPKVIMKIGSRLTLLTGVALAGVGLATLATMASVDGGYLAVLPGLLIIGLGGGFCMTPATEAITAALPADKQGVASAMNDTTREVGGAVGVALLGTILAASYKSSITPNLDQFPDQVSDVAREGIGAAFAIAPQAGDQAPTLIETAQQAFVDAWTHTMWIGVAITAVVFVYVLLRGPRVIDPAIEPDAVTGLADRDPGDDLTVSATE, from the coding sequence GTGGACGAACACAGCCATCTCGAAACACTCGAGGCCGGACAGGTCGTGGCCGACCCGGTGCAGCGACAGCGGATCCTGATCGCCATGTGCTTGGCGCTCATGGCCGTCATCGCGTCGGTGGCGGGCCTCAACGTCGCCCAGCAGGAGCTGGCGATCGACTTCGGTGCGTCACAGAACGACATCTTGTGGATCATCAACGCCTACACGCTCGCCCTGGCCGCGCTGTTGATGCCGATCGGCGCGATCGGTGACCGGTGGGGCCGAAAGCGCGTGCTGGTGATCGGCCTCGGCGTGTTCATCGCGGCGAGCCTCGGCGGCGCGCTGGCGGGGTCGACGGCGATGATGATCGCCGCACGCGCGCTCGCGGGCGTCGGCGCCGCGATGATCATGCCGGTCACGCTGTCGGTGATCACCTCGACGTTCCCGCCCGAGGAGAAGGCCAAGGCCATCGGCATCTGGACCGGTGTCGCCGGCGGTGGCGGCATGATCGGAATGTTCGTGTCCGCGTTCATGGTCGACGTCGTGACCTGGCGCTGGCTGTTCGCGTTCCCGATCGTGCTCATCGCCGCGAGCCTGGTGCTGTCGCTGCGCTACGTCCCCGAGTCGAGGGAGGACAGCGAGCACCCGTTCGACATCGCGGGATCGGTCCTGTCGTTCCTCGGTATCGGCGGCCTCGTGCTCGGCATCCACGAAGGCCCTGAGCGTGGCTGGGGCGACCCGATCACCGTGGTCGGGCTCGTGGTGGCGGTGGTGTGCATCATCGGGTTCATCGTCGTCGAGCTGCGCCGCCCGGCGCCGCTGCTCGACATCCGCTACTTCGCGGACCGTCGCCTCGCTGCGGGGTCCGTCACCCTGTTCTCGATCTTCGCGGTGTTCTCCGCGATCTTCTTGGTGCTGTTTCCCTTCTTCCAGGCCGTGTTGGGATGGTCTGCGTTGCGGTCGGCGGCGGCGATGCTGCCCATGTCGTTCGTGATGATGCCCGCCGCCGCGCTGGTCCCGAAGGTGATCATGAAGATCGGGTCGCGCCTGACGCTGCTCACCGGCGTGGCGCTCGCCGGCGTTGGCCTCGCGACGTTGGCGACCATGGCGTCGGTCGACGGTGGCTACCTCGCGGTGCTCCCGGGTCTGCTCATCATCGGTCTCGGGGGTGGGTTCTGCATGACGCCTGCCACCGAAGCGATCACCGCCGCGCTCCCCGCCGACAAGCAAGGTGTCGCCTCGGCCATGAACGACACGACCCGCGAGGTCGGCGGCGCCGTCGGCGTCGCGCTGCTCGGCACCATCCTCGCCGCCAGCTACAAGTCCTCGATCACCCCGAACCTCGACCAGTTCCCCGACCAGGTCAGCGACGTCGCCCGTGAAGGCATCGGCGCCGCGTTCGCCATCGCACCCCAGGCCGGCGACCAGGCCCCGACGCTCATCGAGACCGCCCAGCAGGCCTTCGTCGACGCGTGGACCCACACCATGTGGATCGGCGTGGCGATCACCGCCGTCGTGTTCGTCTACGTGTTGCTGCGCGGCCCTCGCGTCATCGACCCGGCCATCGAACCCGACGCCGTCACCGGCCTGGCCGACCGCGATCCCGGCGACGATCTCACGGTCAGCGCCACCGAGTAG
- a CDS encoding superoxide dismutase, protein MAFELPALPYGLDDLAPHISAETLEFHHGKHHQAYVTKLNELIDGTADADKSLEEIIRDSDGVLFNQAGQHWNHSFYWNCMTPGGGGEPTGEVAERIGSSFGSYDEFAKQFTEAAMGQFGSGWAWLVDPGDGSLAIQKTPNADLPLAHDAKALLTIDVWEHAYYIDFRNRRPDYIDTFLTHLVNWDFVNQNLQ, encoded by the coding sequence ATGGCTTTCGAGCTTCCCGCCCTTCCCTACGGCCTCGACGACCTTGCACCTCACATCTCTGCCGAGACACTCGAGTTCCACCACGGCAAGCACCACCAGGCCTACGTCACCAAGCTCAACGAGCTCATCGACGGCACCGCGGATGCCGACAAGTCGCTGGAGGAGATCATCCGCGACAGCGACGGTGTGCTGTTCAACCAGGCCGGTCAGCACTGGAACCACAGCTTCTACTGGAACTGCATGACTCCCGGCGGCGGTGGCGAACCCACCGGCGAGGTCGCCGAGCGCATTGGTTCGTCGTTCGGTTCCTACGACGAGTTCGCCAAGCAGTTCACCGAGGCCGCGATGGGCCAGTTCGGCTCCGGCTGGGCGTGGCTGGTCGACCCGGGCGACGGCTCCCTGGCGATCCAGAAGACCCCGAACGCCGACCTGCCCCTGGCCCACGACGCGAAGGCGTTGCTCACCATCGACGTGTGGGAGCACGCCTACTACATCGACTTCCGCAACCGCCGTCCCGACTACATCGACACCTTCCTCACCCACCTCGTCAACTGGGACTTCGTCAACCAGAACCTCCAGTGA
- a CDS encoding CBS domain-containing protein yields MTTAREIMSEDTTYCSTDTTAAVAARRMASEDIGAVPVCDADGHLSGVVTDRDLAVKIVAEGRDPASVRLGELIDESEAVTIGADDTAEEAIRTMKDHAVRRLPVIDGTDLVGMVSQADIARAMPDAKIGDLVDAISSAPSNG; encoded by the coding sequence ATGACCACCGCTCGTGAGATCATGTCCGAGGACACGACCTATTGCTCCACCGACACCACCGCTGCCGTCGCCGCACGGCGCATGGCGAGCGAGGACATCGGCGCCGTGCCCGTGTGCGACGCCGACGGACACCTCAGCGGGGTGGTGACGGACCGTGACCTCGCCGTCAAGATCGTGGCCGAAGGCCGCGACCCGGCGTCGGTTCGCCTTGGGGAACTCATCGACGAGTCCGAGGCCGTCACCATCGGCGCAGATGACACCGCCGAGGAGGCGATCCGCACCATGAAGGACCACGCAGTGCGACGCCTGCCCGTCATCGATGGCACCGACCTCGTCGGCATGGTCAGCCAAGCTGACATCGCCCGAGCGATGCCCGACGCCAAGATCGGGGACCTCGTCGACGCCATCTCCAGCGCACCCTCGAACGGCTGA
- a CDS encoding SDR family NAD(P)-dependent oxidoreductase, whose protein sequence is MTKVLERLDGATVVVVGASSGFGRGAALELGRRGANVVVAARRGELLDEVAQQIGDAGGSAIAVTADVSEPTDIDGILRASLDRYGRVDVWVNNVGVGALGFFWEIPTDVHARVVDVNLKGLIYGAHAALGQFVRQGAGTLVNVGSIDSEVPLALQNTYAATKAGVLSLSRSLSEELRLVGLDDKIKVATIMPWAVDTPWWEHAANFSGHTPRMAAMDDPQIVVDAIVEACLDPGEETPVGAKARASDFTHHLFPDLTERLSATIADRERRRGDEVPDSTGTLFEPMEKGRTVEGGVRERMAREDANT, encoded by the coding sequence ATGACGAAGGTGCTCGAACGACTCGACGGCGCAACGGTAGTGGTCGTGGGAGCTTCAAGCGGGTTCGGTCGCGGAGCTGCGCTCGAGCTTGGCCGGCGTGGAGCCAACGTCGTCGTCGCAGCGCGTCGTGGTGAGCTGCTCGACGAGGTGGCGCAACAGATCGGCGACGCCGGCGGCAGCGCGATCGCGGTCACCGCGGATGTGAGCGAGCCAACCGACATCGACGGGATCCTTCGCGCCTCGCTCGATCGGTACGGACGCGTCGATGTGTGGGTCAACAACGTTGGCGTCGGCGCCTTGGGGTTCTTCTGGGAGATCCCGACCGACGTCCACGCCCGTGTCGTCGACGTCAACCTCAAAGGCCTCATCTACGGAGCCCATGCCGCACTGGGTCAGTTCGTGCGCCAAGGCGCAGGAACGCTCGTCAACGTGGGCTCGATCGACAGCGAGGTCCCCCTCGCCCTGCAGAACACCTACGCAGCAACCAAGGCGGGCGTGTTGAGCCTGAGCCGTTCGCTCAGCGAGGAACTCCGACTCGTTGGACTCGACGACAAGATCAAGGTGGCGACGATCATGCCGTGGGCGGTCGACACGCCGTGGTGGGAGCATGCCGCGAACTTCAGCGGACATACGCCTCGCATGGCGGCGATGGACGATCCTCAGATCGTCGTCGACGCCATCGTCGAGGCCTGCCTCGACCCCGGCGAGGAAACGCCGGTAGGTGCGAAGGCCCGCGCCTCGGACTTCACGCACCACCTGTTCCCCGACCTGACCGAACGCCTATCGGCGACCATCGCGGACCGCGAGCGCCGCAGAGGAGACGAGGTGCCGGACTCGACGGGAACCCTGTTCGAACCGATGGAGAAAGGCCGCACGGTCGAGGGCGGGGTCCGCGAGCGGATGGCTCGCGAAGACGCGAACACGTGA